The Equus przewalskii isolate Varuska unplaced genomic scaffold, EquPr2 ChrUn-10, whole genome shotgun sequence genome window below encodes:
- the IVL gene encoding involucrin yields MSQQHILPVTLPPALSQEPLKPVSPPTHIQQEQVKQPTPLPAPCQVASELRGEVPLENGEKHTPLVKGVPEQECEPQQQEQHLEEQQQQESQEQKLHLGQPQQQESQEQKLPLGQHVEQQQEQEEPQEQEAQKQQQEQHEEHHKAENLDLQLEQEKAQREKQLQEQLEQEKKLLDQQLDQELAKRDGQQEKKEEQLLEHLEKKEEQLLEHLEKKEEQLLEHLQKKEEQLLEHLEKKEGSAEQQEGQPEQPAFVPAPGQVQETQPVQPLKGEVLLPAKQQQQH; encoded by the coding sequence ATGTCCCAGCAGCACATTCTGCCAGTGACCCTGCCCCCTGCTCTCAGTCAGGAGCCCCTCAAGCCTGTTTCTCCTCCCACTCATATCCAGCAGGAGCAAGTGAAGCAGCCAACTCCACTGCCTGCCCCGTGCCAGGTGGCCTCCGAGCTCCGAGGGGAGGTTCCCTTGGAGAATGGGGAGAAACATACACCTCTTGTGAAGGGGGTGCCCGAGCAAGAGTGTGAGCCGCAGCAGCAGGAACAGCATCtggaagagcagcagcagcaagagtCACAGGAGCAGAAGCTGCACCTTGGACAGCCACAGCAGCAGGAGTCACAGGAGCAGAAGCTGCCCCTGGGACAGCACGTGGaacagcagcaggagcaggaggagccacAGGAGCAGGAAGCGCAGAAGCAGCAACAGGAACAACACGAGGAACATCACAAAGCGGAAAACCTGGACCTGCAGCTGGAGCAGGAGAAAGCACAAAGGGAGAAGCAGCTCCAAGAACAGCTGGAACAGGAGAAGAAGCTCTTGGACCAACAACTGGATCAAGAGCTAGCAAAGAGAGATGGGCaacaggagaagaaggaagagcagctGCTGGAGCacctggagaagaaggaagagcagctGCTGGAGCacctggagaagaaggaagagcagctGCTGGAGCACctgcagaagaaagaagagcagcTGCTGGAGCacctggagaagaaggaagggtcTGCAGAGCAGCAGGAGGGGCAGCCGGAGCAGCCTGCATTTGTCCCAGCTCCCGGCCAGGTTCAAGAAACCCAGCCAGTTCAGCCACTGAAGGGAGAGGTCTTGCTCCCtgcaaaacagcagcagcagcattag